A stretch of Roseibium porphyridii DNA encodes these proteins:
- a CDS encoding YjhX family toxin translates to MDISKAEQRVLHLLAQGGCILVEKDEHGHILKQETVTRDGWYWGGCSLRLFRKLKYKRLIASKNSGPYRITQLGLMRVRSQLDNR, encoded by the coding sequence ATGGACATTTCGAAAGCCGAGCAGCGGGTTCTGCACCTGCTGGCTCAAGGTGGCTGTATTCTCGTGGAAAAGGACGAGCACGGCCATATTCTCAAACAGGAAACGGTTACGCGGGACGGTTGGTATTGGGGCGGCTGCTCTTTGCGACTTTTCCGCAAACTCAAATACAAGCGCCTTATCGCGTCCAAAAACAGCGGGCCATATCGCATTACTCAGCTGGGTTTGATGCGTGTCCGCTCACAATTGGACAATCGATAA
- a CDS encoding phosphatidylglycerophosphatase, whose amino-acid sequence MTMLSDTWFDLLGLSGLLNPFALLIGGYLGWRADRTGKLWIAGFAAASLSLILEAAVGMLQIPLPVSQDAGALAMFPFRFVGGALAGALTYWIGRHRQRT is encoded by the coding sequence ATGACAATGCTATCAGACACTTGGTTCGACCTGCTCGGTCTGTCAGGCCTGCTCAATCCATTCGCACTTCTGATTGGAGGGTATCTTGGATGGCGGGCCGATCGCACTGGCAAATTGTGGATCGCTGGCTTTGCCGCAGCATCACTCTCTTTGATACTCGAGGCCGCAGTCGGAATGCTGCAGATACCGCTACCGGTTTCGCAGGATGCTGGGGCACTGGCCATGTTTCCATTTCGCTTTGTCGGTGGTGCTTTGGCCGGCGCACTCACCTACTGGATTGGCAGACACCGTCAAAGAACCTAA
- a CDS encoding flagellar hook-length control protein FliK, whose translation MVDTVSAQTLPQGASGSSTAKGLEPGIVLKAKVEQNLPGGVVRLTTAETKLDLRVPAPLPVGADVTVTVSGSRQQPAIQITTLPGSGQVANSTGQQSTTSGNSASAPPTAQGAGVLSGPAPRPAPSMAHVLQSVAPPSPQAGAGSETLRPGTPPSGQSAATQIRQPIPLPLQTQPLASGAQLPTPATGSVPNAGANTTTTQFAPTQSGLPNQPSPQVPNTAQSAVTQSPGNTPTPSANAPNSAPIGGTSGVPISAQVSGPASGQLATVPPPTTSTTPVTSSGQGLAQTTGAEQASGAPRQPVSVPQATVQQSANPPPLQTTGSGQGGAGTQLTSAQPVAPSTQRVPTPNATDIRQTPPGQTLQTQSVPTAANAGQSSVPKAGAGLIPGSPLPSNTPQSGQTGSTVPAGTQSTSVPVSGARAPSIAPAVPSHVSAVASLGTSFETASSRAPVSQAYAAKTGGLSEGQRAVTQQKGFQQPVVQAAAQLKKPLTEQQASYSALFAQIGSLTTAQSAGKVSMPDAVVKAMQQILGLRLNVGQPLSAQSLQQAVSQSGQFREAGLTRSGSGNLPPPDLKSVLLSFKSLLRSLGTQEQVTRPAGQAAPPSRHGSPQGQAPQAASGFWAGAAAQNLQALLKDTDASLARIRLNQLVNSGLAGEEGPRAASRPMDIVLELPLALGQETAIMQMQIGRDGNGSQQEEDGEPAWRLRFALDLTATGPLEAAISLRGGGTYASLWVDRKETFDNLNSLRETMEAAFADAGLDLQEFRLIRGLPPGTAARYGALIDRQS comes from the coding sequence ATGGTTGACACGGTGAGCGCGCAGACGCTCCCACAAGGCGCTAGCGGTTCATCCACTGCCAAAGGGCTGGAACCCGGCATCGTACTGAAAGCCAAGGTCGAGCAGAACTTGCCTGGGGGCGTTGTTCGTTTGACAACGGCTGAAACGAAACTGGACCTTCGTGTCCCGGCTCCACTTCCTGTTGGCGCGGATGTGACAGTCACGGTATCCGGCAGCCGTCAGCAACCTGCGATCCAGATTACGACGCTTCCTGGAAGCGGGCAGGTTGCGAATTCCACAGGACAACAGTCGACGACTTCCGGCAATAGCGCTTCTGCGCCCCCGACAGCACAAGGGGCGGGCGTATTAAGCGGGCCAGCGCCGCGACCTGCTCCGTCAATGGCTCATGTGTTGCAATCGGTTGCGCCACCGTCGCCACAAGCTGGCGCTGGTTCCGAAACGTTGAGACCTGGAACACCACCATCAGGACAGAGCGCCGCGACACAAATTCGTCAGCCAATCCCTTTGCCGCTTCAAACGCAGCCTTTGGCAAGCGGGGCGCAACTGCCAACTCCAGCAACAGGTTCGGTTCCAAATGCGGGAGCAAACACCACCACCACGCAATTTGCTCCGACACAATCAGGCCTGCCAAATCAGCCATCGCCTCAGGTTCCGAACACCGCTCAATCAGCAGTGACACAAAGTCCGGGGAACACTCCGACACCCAGCGCTAATGCGCCAAACTCAGCACCGATTGGCGGCACGTCCGGTGTTCCGATTTCCGCCCAGGTAAGTGGTCCGGCAAGTGGGCAGTTGGCAACGGTCCCTCCGCCAACCACATCGACGACACCAGTGACCAGCAGTGGTCAGGGGCTGGCGCAGACAACTGGCGCTGAACAGGCTTCGGGTGCGCCGCGACAGCCTGTAAGCGTGCCTCAGGCAACAGTTCAACAGTCCGCCAATCCCCCGCCACTTCAGACCACGGGCTCAGGTCAAGGTGGGGCGGGGACACAGTTGACATCGGCACAACCTGTTGCCCCCAGCACTCAAAGAGTGCCTACCCCCAATGCAACAGACATACGCCAAACACCGCCGGGACAAACGCTCCAAACTCAATCTGTTCCTACTGCGGCAAATGCGGGCCAGTCGTCCGTCCCGAAAGCGGGCGCCGGGCTGATACCTGGTTCCCCACTACCGAGCAACACGCCTCAATCCGGGCAGACTGGCTCAACCGTGCCTGCGGGCACGCAATCCACCTCCGTTCCGGTCTCAGGAGCACGTGCGCCGAGCATTGCGCCCGCAGTCCCGTCGCACGTGTCGGCAGTTGCCAGCCTAGGAACAAGTTTTGAAACAGCATCGTCGCGTGCGCCCGTATCTCAAGCCTACGCTGCCAAGACCGGCGGACTGTCGGAAGGGCAGAGAGCGGTCACTCAACAAAAGGGTTTTCAACAGCCTGTGGTTCAAGCCGCAGCTCAGCTGAAAAAGCCGCTGACTGAACAACAGGCCAGCTACAGCGCGCTGTTTGCGCAAATTGGCAGTCTCACGACGGCTCAATCGGCAGGCAAGGTTTCCATGCCGGATGCCGTCGTCAAGGCAATGCAACAGATCCTGGGTCTGCGCTTGAATGTCGGTCAACCGCTGAGTGCGCAATCGCTGCAGCAGGCTGTGAGCCAGTCCGGACAGTTTCGTGAAGCCGGCTTGACCAGATCTGGCAGTGGGAATCTGCCGCCTCCTGATTTGAAATCGGTGCTTTTGTCCTTCAAGTCGCTCTTGCGATCTCTTGGAACACAGGAGCAAGTTACCAGGCCTGCCGGACAAGCGGCTCCGCCTTCGCGGCATGGTTCTCCGCAAGGACAGGCGCCGCAAGCTGCAAGCGGTTTTTGGGCTGGCGCAGCTGCGCAGAACTTGCAGGCATTGTTGAAGGATACCGATGCATCGCTCGCACGGATAAGGCTCAACCAGTTGGTCAATTCGGGTCTTGCGGGCGAGGAGGGGCCAAGGGCTGCGTCGCGCCCGATGGACATTGTGCTGGAACTGCCGCTCGCATTAGGACAGGAAACGGCCATCATGCAGATGCAAATCGGCAGGGATGGAAATGGTTCGCAACAGGAAGAAGACGGTGAGCCGGCATGGCGGCTGCGATTTGCGTTGGACTTGACCGCAACCGGACCTTTGGAGGCTGCGATCAGTCTGCGCGGTGGTGGCACCTATGCCAGTTTGTGGGTTGACCGCAAGGAAACCTTCGACAATCTGAATTCGTTGCGGGAGACCATGGAAGCTGCATTTGCCGATGCCGGGCTCGATCTCCAGGAGTTCCGGCTTATCCGCGGGTTGCCACCAGGAACTGCCGCCCGTTACGGCGCATTGATTGATCGTCAATCTTGA
- the gatB gene encoding Asp-tRNA(Asn)/Glu-tRNA(Gln) amidotransferase subunit GatB → MTIVDVRTPDPKKFIKGATGDWEIVIGMEVHAQVTSEAKLFSGASTEFGKDPNNNVSLVDAAMPGMLPVINEECVRQAVRTGLGLKAEINLKSVFDRKNYFYPDLPQGYQISQFKQPIVGEGQILLDMPDEQVEIGVERLHLEQDAGKSLHDQHPSMSFVDLNRSGVALMEIVSKPDLRSSDEAKAYLSKLRTILRYLGTCDGNMDQGSMRADVNVSVRRPGGEFGTRCEIKNVNSIRFVGQAIEYEARRQVAILEDGGEIDQETRLFDAVKGETRSMRSKEEAHDYRYFPDPDLLPLEFTQGFVDELADHLPELPDDKKSRFVADYGLTAYDADILVVEKASADFFEDVAKGRDAKLSANWVINELFGRLNKEGKDLADSPVSAAQLGGIVDLIKAGTISGKIAKDLFEIVWTEGGDPAQIVEDRGMKQVTDLGAIEAIVDEILAANPDKVEQAKEKPNLVGWFVGQVMKASKGKANPQAVNDLLKQKIGLE, encoded by the coding sequence ATGACGATTGTCGACGTACGCACACCCGATCCGAAGAAATTCATCAAGGGCGCGACCGGCGACTGGGAAATTGTGATCGGCATGGAAGTCCATGCCCAGGTCACGTCCGAAGCCAAGCTCTTTTCCGGTGCCTCTACTGAATTCGGCAAGGATCCCAACAACAACGTTAGCCTCGTCGATGCGGCCATGCCAGGCATGTTGCCGGTCATCAACGAAGAGTGCGTAAGGCAGGCAGTCCGCACTGGTCTTGGTTTGAAAGCCGAGATCAATCTGAAATCGGTTTTTGATCGCAAAAACTATTTCTATCCGGATCTGCCGCAAGGCTATCAGATCTCACAGTTCAAGCAGCCGATCGTGGGCGAAGGCCAAATCCTGCTCGACATGCCGGACGAGCAGGTCGAGATCGGTGTTGAGCGTCTTCATCTGGAACAGGATGCCGGCAAGTCGCTGCACGATCAGCATCCTTCCATGTCCTTCGTCGACCTGAACCGGTCTGGCGTTGCTTTGATGGAGATCGTGTCCAAACCTGACCTGCGCTCTTCTGATGAAGCCAAGGCCTATCTGTCCAAGCTGCGTACGATCTTGAGATATCTTGGCACCTGCGACGGCAATATGGACCAGGGTTCCATGCGCGCAGACGTCAACGTATCTGTTCGCCGTCCTGGCGGTGAATTTGGTACGCGCTGCGAAATCAAGAACGTCAACTCGATCCGATTTGTCGGTCAGGCCATTGAATATGAAGCGCGCCGACAGGTCGCGATCCTGGAAGACGGCGGCGAGATCGACCAGGAAACACGCCTGTTCGACGCCGTGAAGGGTGAGACGCGATCCATGCGTTCCAAAGAGGAAGCACATGACTATCGCTATTTCCCGGATCCGGACCTGCTGCCTCTGGAATTCACCCAGGGCTTTGTCGATGAATTGGCAGACCACCTTCCCGAATTGCCGGATGACAAAAAGAGCCGCTTCGTAGCCGACTACGGGCTCACGGCCTATGATGCCGACATACTTGTCGTTGAGAAGGCATCTGCAGATTTCTTCGAGGACGTTGCCAAGGGACGGGATGCGAAACTGTCCGCGAACTGGGTGATCAACGAGCTATTCGGCCGCCTGAACAAGGAAGGCAAGGATCTAGCCGACAGCCCCGTTTCTGCCGCGCAGCTTGGCGGGATTGTCGATCTGATCAAGGCCGGGACGATTTCGGGCAAGATCGCCAAGGACCTGTTCGAGATCGTGTGGACAGAAGGCGGTGATCCCGCACAGATCGTTGAAGACCGGGGCATGAAGCAGGTCACAGATCTTGGTGCGATCGAAGCGATTGTCGACGAAATCCTCGCCGCGAACCCGGACAAGGTCGAACAGGCCAAGGAAAAACCGAACCTCGTGGGATGGTTTGTCGGCCAGGTCATGAAAGCCTCAAAAGGCAAGGCCAACCCGCAGGCAGTGAACGATCTTCTGAAGCAGAAGATCGGTCTGGAATAA
- a CDS encoding VOC family protein, translated as MSAPFLEHVNVTVSDPEATAKRLETWFGWKVRWKGAAKDGGTTYHIGNETSYVAAYTPAHKTEAVKESSYSRHGGLNHIAVVVDDLDATEERIKAGGYKTHNHGDYEPGRRFYFDDDDGIEIEVVSYSS; from the coding sequence ATGAGCGCCCCCTTTTTGGAACATGTGAACGTCACCGTCAGCGACCCGGAAGCGACCGCAAAGCGGCTGGAAACGTGGTTCGGATGGAAAGTTCGCTGGAAAGGTGCAGCTAAGGACGGTGGCACCACGTATCACATCGGCAACGAAACCAGTTATGTGGCGGCCTATACACCTGCGCACAAAACGGAAGCGGTGAAGGAAAGCAGCTATTCCCGCCACGGTGGCCTCAACCACATTGCCGTTGTGGTGGACGATCTGGACGCCACGGAAGAGCGCATAAAGGCCGGTGGTTACAAGACCCACAATCACGGTGACTATGAACCGGGTCGCCGATTCTATTTCGACGATGATGACGGCATTGAAATTGAAGTCGTCAGCTATTCAAGCTGA
- a CDS encoding HlyD family secretion protein, whose translation MFETLFSAMITILPDYLFRRYVQGKRIGHEITLYSVWYELRFGIVTCLMLTITLITLIFYYHPTATSAVSTFRTIPILPEASGRVEEIFVPNELETEIKAGAPIFKLDSSRQEADVVTAKQQVEEIKGEIALAEGELAVASAQVDQAEASLKQAQDELDTRQELFERNANVVSERDLEKLQNTVDSRTGALEAAKANKDLVETKINVALPTKLSSAEAKLEEAEVELGKMTVYAGVDGMVTQFVLRPGEIVNPLMRPAGILIPHDSVQERIVAGFGQVEAQVIKRGMIAEAFCPAVPFTIIPLVVADVQSEIAAGQVSTGSQLVDATKASETSTVTAILEPLYEGGLDKLPPGASCEVNAYTSNHDRLLEDKDLTTAQYVFLHVIDTVGLVHAIILRSQAIQYPIRTLVLSGH comes from the coding sequence ATGTTCGAGACGCTTTTCAGTGCAATGATCACAATTCTTCCTGACTATTTGTTTCGCAGATACGTACAGGGCAAACGAATTGGTCACGAAATCACACTCTATTCGGTCTGGTATGAGCTTAGGTTCGGCATTGTGACGTGCCTGATGCTCACAATCACATTGATCACCCTGATTTTTTATTATCACCCAACGGCAACAAGCGCGGTGTCCACATTCCGCACAATTCCCATCCTCCCGGAAGCATCCGGTAGGGTGGAAGAGATATTCGTTCCCAACGAACTTGAGACAGAGATCAAGGCGGGAGCGCCAATCTTCAAGTTGGACAGCAGTCGGCAGGAAGCTGATGTCGTAACCGCGAAGCAGCAGGTTGAGGAAATCAAGGGTGAAATTGCACTCGCAGAGGGCGAACTTGCGGTCGCGTCTGCACAGGTTGACCAGGCTGAAGCTTCATTGAAACAGGCTCAGGACGAACTTGATACACGGCAGGAATTGTTTGAACGCAATGCGAATGTCGTCAGTGAGCGCGACCTGGAAAAGCTTCAAAACACGGTCGATTCCCGCACGGGAGCACTCGAGGCTGCGAAAGCAAACAAGGACCTGGTTGAAACCAAGATCAACGTTGCGTTGCCCACAAAGCTGTCCAGTGCAGAGGCAAAGCTTGAAGAAGCCGAAGTCGAATTGGGGAAGATGACCGTATATGCCGGCGTCGACGGCATGGTCACGCAATTCGTGCTGCGTCCCGGCGAGATCGTCAACCCGTTGATGCGCCCGGCAGGGATACTCATTCCTCATGATTCAGTGCAGGAACGGATTGTGGCCGGTTTCGGACAGGTCGAGGCGCAGGTGATCAAACGGGGAATGATTGCAGAAGCGTTTTGTCCTGCCGTTCCATTCACCATCATCCCGCTGGTCGTGGCCGATGTTCAGTCTGAAATTGCCGCTGGTCAGGTCAGCACTGGGAGCCAGCTTGTGGATGCGACCAAGGCGTCGGAAACATCGACTGTAACTGCGATCCTGGAGCCTTTGTATGAAGGCGGGCTCGACAAGCTGCCACCGGGTGCGAGTTGTGAGGTGAACGCCTATACCAGCAATCACGACAGGTTGTTGGAAGACAAGGACTTGACGACAGCGCAGTATGTTTTCCTGCATGTGATCGACACTGTTGGCCTGGTGCATGCAATTATTTTGCGCAGTCAGGCCATTCAGTACCCGATCAGAACACTTGTGCTGTCTGGGCACTGA
- a CDS encoding DUF6455 family protein: MDRLNERADLMGRMLETIGAMKKIPAGPPSEIAIRSAAFRCINCSETEKCKNWLDKHADGADKALSECPNAQLFNSWLDD; the protein is encoded by the coding sequence ATGGACCGTTTGAACGAACGCGCTGATCTGATGGGAAGAATGCTGGAAACCATCGGCGCTATGAAAAAAATCCCGGCAGGACCGCCGAGCGAAATTGCGATCCGGTCTGCTGCATTCCGGTGTATCAATTGCTCGGAAACCGAGAAATGCAAAAACTGGCTGGACAAGCACGCTGATGGCGCTGACAAGGCCTTGTCCGAATGTCCGAATGCGCAACTTTTTAACAGCTGGCTGGACGACTGA
- a CDS encoding EscU/YscU/HrcU family type III secretion system export apparatus switch protein encodes MTDQKKDKKLAIALQYENEGAPIVTAKGAGTVAEQIEQIAREAGIPIEENPMMAEALSQIEIDQEIPIELYQAVAVMIGFIMRTGQAQNPPVEPGPS; translated from the coding sequence ATGACTGATCAGAAAAAAGACAAGAAACTGGCAATTGCCCTTCAATACGAAAACGAGGGGGCGCCCATTGTTACTGCCAAGGGCGCCGGAACCGTTGCAGAGCAAATTGAACAGATCGCACGGGAAGCAGGCATCCCCATTGAGGAAAACCCGATGATGGCAGAGGCCCTCTCGCAGATCGAAATCGACCAGGAAATTCCGATAGAACTTTATCAGGCGGTTGCCGTCATGATTGGCTTCATCATGCGTACCGGGCAAGCGCAGAACCCTCCTGTAGAACCCGGACCGTCCTGA
- a CDS encoding GFA family protein, whose translation MSANAPQANVALPITGSCHCGAVSFEMNAVPRYAVECNCSICRSLGTVWGHGQAADITIHAAPEATISYSRGEKELAFHTCRTCGSTTHWEAVKGDAVGRLAVNLRLAEPGTIEAIGHRYFDGAETWTFLD comes from the coding sequence ATGTCCGCAAATGCACCGCAAGCGAATGTGGCATTGCCGATTACCGGTTCATGCCACTGCGGTGCAGTCTCGTTTGAAATGAATGCAGTTCCTCGATACGCGGTTGAATGCAATTGTTCGATTTGCAGAAGTCTTGGAACAGTTTGGGGACACGGGCAGGCGGCTGATATCACCATTCACGCCGCCCCTGAAGCGACAATCAGCTATTCTCGTGGCGAGAAAGAACTGGCTTTCCACACATGCAGGACGTGCGGTTCAACCACACATTGGGAAGCCGTAAAGGGTGACGCCGTGGGCCGACTGGCCGTCAACCTGCGCCTTGCAGAACCTGGAACTATCGAAGCCATCGGACACCGCTATTTCGATGGGGCGGAAACCTGGACGTTTCTGGATTGA
- a CDS encoding SDR family NAD(P)-dependent oxidoreductase encodes MKLDSSLAAIVTGGASGLGAATARMLAAEGVKVTLFDRNSEQGEDMAADVGGLFVSVDVTDQASVEQGFNTARAAHGQERILVNCAGIAPVAKTTSRGEPHPIDMFEKVVGVNLIGSFRCLSLAATGMADLEPVTPDGGRGVIVSTASVAAFDGQIGQVAYAASKAGVAGMTLPVARDLSKSGIRVMTIAPGIFETPMLLGLSQEVQDSLGQQVPFPSRLGKASEYAQLVKSICENDMLNGETIRLDGAIRMAPR; translated from the coding sequence GTGAAATTGGATTCCTCACTGGCTGCCATTGTTACTGGTGGTGCATCCGGGCTCGGTGCGGCGACGGCGCGCATGCTTGCAGCTGAAGGCGTCAAAGTAACCCTCTTCGATCGCAACTCCGAGCAGGGCGAGGATATGGCCGCGGACGTTGGCGGCTTGTTCGTTAGCGTCGATGTGACGGATCAGGCGAGTGTGGAACAGGGATTTAACACGGCCCGTGCTGCACACGGGCAGGAACGCATACTTGTCAATTGCGCCGGTATTGCCCCTGTTGCCAAGACCACGTCTCGCGGTGAGCCGCACCCCATCGACATGTTTGAAAAGGTGGTGGGCGTCAATCTGATCGGTTCTTTCCGCTGTTTGTCTCTGGCGGCCACCGGGATGGCAGATCTTGAGCCCGTGACACCTGATGGTGGCCGCGGCGTGATTGTTTCTACTGCTTCGGTTGCCGCTTTTGACGGTCAGATAGGTCAGGTTGCCTATGCCGCGTCGAAAGCCGGTGTCGCAGGCATGACGCTCCCTGTGGCGCGCGATCTGTCAAAGTCCGGCATTCGTGTGATGACTATCGCTCCCGGGATATTTGAAACGCCTATGCTCCTCGGTCTATCTCAGGAGGTTCAGGACAGCTTAGGCCAGCAAGTGCCGTTTCCTTCGCGGCTCGGCAAGGCGTCGGAATACGCCCAGCTTGTGAAATCAATCTGCGAGAATGACATGCTCAATGGCGAGACCATTCGTCTGGATGGTGCTATCCGTATGGCGCCGCGTTAG
- the soxR gene encoding redox-sensitive transcriptional activator SoxR yields MRGSDLLSIGELASRTGLSVSAIRFYEEKGLVHPVRNEGGQRRFLRADIRRLSFVLVAQEFGFSIGEIAGQLKQLPEGRAPTKADWTRIGRDFRRHLDDRIERMTTLRDKLDACIGCGCLSMKSCQLYNAGDAASRHGRGPRYLLGDLPDPDVIEKAARLNRPRR; encoded by the coding sequence ATGCGAGGGAGTGATCTTCTCAGTATTGGTGAACTGGCGAGCAGAACCGGTCTTTCAGTGTCGGCGATCCGTTTTTACGAGGAAAAGGGTCTGGTGCATCCCGTGAGAAACGAAGGCGGTCAAAGGCGATTCCTGCGCGCGGATATCCGAAGACTGTCTTTTGTTCTGGTTGCACAGGAATTCGGGTTTTCAATTGGAGAAATCGCCGGACAGCTGAAACAGCTACCAGAGGGTAGAGCGCCAACAAAGGCAGACTGGACCCGCATCGGAAGGGACTTTCGCCGGCATCTGGATGATCGGATTGAGCGCATGACGACATTAAGGGACAAGTTAGATGCGTGTATCGGATGCGGGTGTCTGTCGATGAAGTCCTGCCAGCTTTATAATGCTGGCGACGCCGCGTCCCGTCATGGCCGGGGTCCACGTTATCTGCTGGGAGACTTGCCGGATCCCGATGTCATTGAAAAAGCCGCCCGTTTGAACAGGCCCCGTCGTTAG
- a CDS encoding PhoX family protein, producing the protein MDHINKDDLSWDEWDEMVRPTSETTDFDKIVESGLSRRGFLGGLVAFGSGAAVMGLGTGASLLSSTSARAQDAGRFAFSPVGVATDSTVHVPEGYTWDILVKWGDKLVSDAHDFSHEAGVPISSADKVFGENTDGMELFAVGDKQVIAVNSEYVNPKINLPHTEDGTPQTADDVRMLQNFQGVTVMEVEEGENGWRVVVDSPFNRRITHNTEMAISGPAAGHDLLKTEADPTGTRSLGTFNNCGAGKTPWGTYLTCEENFNGYFGSTDPAIELPEDFKRYGIAAESRYSYEKFDDRFDISKNINEPRRAGYIVEIDPSDPASTPVKRSALGRFKHENAACALAPNGQVIVYMGDDERGEFLYKFVSSGTYTPGASTDGLLDNGTLYVAKFADDGTGEWMALTPETTGMSLEEISIFTRMAASKVEATTMDRPEWVAVNPVAVEAYCALTNNKNRGVKPNAGGDDTAVNGPNPREKNNYGQIVRWYPENDDHADTKFKWDLYVMAGNPDVHSGTPYAGSDNVHAGNMFNSPDGMMFDTSGLLWIQTDGNYKNEGDFAGMGNNQMLVGDPVTGQIERFMTVPYGSEVTGITWSTDRRTLFVGIQHPAAPFPDGEGKLARSSVIAVKRADNALIG; encoded by the coding sequence ATGGATCATATCAACAAGGACGATCTTTCCTGGGACGAATGGGACGAAATGGTCCGTCCCACTTCTGAAACGACAGATTTCGATAAAATTGTCGAATCCGGCCTTTCTCGGCGTGGTTTTCTCGGAGGCCTGGTGGCATTCGGATCCGGTGCGGCTGTCATGGGCCTCGGCACTGGAGCGAGCCTCCTGAGTTCCACTTCCGCCAGGGCGCAGGATGCTGGCCGCTTTGCATTCAGCCCGGTTGGCGTTGCGACCGACAGCACGGTTCATGTTCCGGAAGGCTACACATGGGACATTTTGGTGAAATGGGGCGATAAACTCGTTTCCGACGCGCATGATTTCTCGCATGAAGCCGGTGTGCCGATCAGTTCTGCCGACAAGGTCTTCGGTGAAAACACGGATGGCATGGAACTTTTTGCCGTTGGTGACAAGCAGGTCATCGCGGTGAACAGTGAATATGTGAACCCCAAGATAAATCTGCCGCATACTGAAGATGGAACCCCACAGACGGCTGATGATGTCCGTATGCTTCAAAACTTCCAGGGCGTTACAGTCATGGAAGTGGAGGAGGGCGAAAATGGTTGGCGCGTGGTTGTCGACAGCCCGTTCAACCGCCGCATCACGCACAACACGGAAATGGCGATTTCCGGTCCGGCTGCCGGTCATGATCTGTTGAAGACTGAGGCAGATCCAACAGGAACACGGTCTCTGGGCACCTTCAACAATTGCGGCGCCGGCAAGACGCCATGGGGCACATATCTGACCTGCGAGGAAAACTTCAACGGTTACTTCGGCTCCACGGATCCGGCCATCGAGCTTCCCGAAGACTTCAAGCGTTATGGCATTGCTGCTGAAAGCCGCTATTCCTACGAGAAGTTCGATGATCGTTTCGACATCTCCAAAAACATCAACGAGCCACGCCGCGCTGGCTATATCGTCGAGATCGACCCCTCTGATCCAGCATCGACGCCCGTAAAGAGGTCCGCGCTTGGTCGTTTCAAGCACGAAAACGCTGCTTGCGCGCTGGCACCCAACGGTCAGGTCATCGTCTACATGGGAGATGATGAGCGAGGTGAGTTTCTTTACAAGTTTGTCTCGAGCGGCACCTACACTCCGGGCGCATCGACAGACGGCCTTTTGGACAACGGTACTCTGTACGTCGCCAAGTTTGCAGATGACGGAACTGGCGAATGGATGGCCTTGACCCCGGAAACGACCGGCATGAGCCTGGAAGAAATCTCGATCTTCACGCGCATGGCGGCTTCAAAAGTAGAGGCAACAACAATGGACCGTCCGGAATGGGTTGCGGTCAATCCAGTTGCCGTCGAAGCGTACTGCGCGCTGACCAACAATAAGAATCGAGGAGTGAAACCGAATGCCGGTGGTGACGACACCGCGGTGAACGGTCCTAATCCGCGTGAGAAGAACAATTACGGCCAGATCGTCCGTTGGTATCCCGAAAACGATGATCATGCAGATACCAAATTCAAATGGGATCTCTATGTCATGGCCGGGAATCCGGATGTCCATTCTGGAACCCCTTATGCGGGTTCGGACAATGTCCATGCAGGCAACATGTTCAACTCGCCTGACGGCATGATGTTCGATACTTCCGGTCTCTTGTGGATCCAGACTGACGGAAACTACAAGAATGAGGGTGATTTTGCGGGCATGGGCAACAACCAGATGCTGGTTGGTGATCCCGTTACAGGCCAGATCGAACGCTTCATGACTGTTCCTTATGGATCTGAAGTCACCGGCATTACGTGGTCGACCGACCGACGCACGCTATTTGTCGGCATACAGCATCCTGCTGCACCATTCCCCGACGGCGAGGGCAAACTGGCGCGTTCGTCCGTGATTGCGGTAAAGCGCGCCGACAATGCCCTGATCGGCTAG